A section of the Jaculus jaculus isolate mJacJac1 chromosome 6, mJacJac1.mat.Y.cur, whole genome shotgun sequence genome encodes:
- the LOC123461660 gene encoding RNA guanine-N7 methyltransferase activating subunit-like has product MSDTSEAVPNFEAMFASRFTEDDKEYQEHLKRPPESPPLVEEWNSRAGGNQRNRGHWLQDNRQFRGRDNRRGWPSDNRSNQWHGRSWGNSYPQHRQEPYCPQQYGQYGHNQRPPYGYY; this is encoded by the coding sequence ATGAGTGATACTTCTGAAGCTGTTCCAAACTTTGAAGCGATGTTTGCAAGTAGATTCACAGAAGATGACAAGGAGTACCAGGAGCACTTGAAACGCCCTCCTGAATCTCCTCCACTCGTTGAGGAATGGAATAGCAGAGCTGGTGGGAACCAGAGAAATAGAGGCCACTGGTTGCAAGACAACAGGCAGTTTAGAGGTAGGGATAACAGACGGGGATGGCCAAGTGACAACCGATCGAATCAGTGGCATGGAAGATCTTGGGGTAATAGTTACCCACAGCATAGACAAGAACCTTACTGTCCACAACAGTATGGACAATATGGTCACAACCAGCGGCCACCATATGGTTACTACTGA